From Candidatus Hydrogenedentota bacterium, a single genomic window includes:
- a CDS encoding Gfo/Idh/MocA family oxidoreductase yields MERKKGREDVRGKGLSRRQFLGRSAAVAAGAVGFPYIVPASALGLNGTVAPSNRIVMGCIGVGGQGTYNMTAFLGQPDAQVVAVCDVDTKHRAGAKEKVEQTYAAQKADGSYKGCDEYGDFRELLAREDIDAVTICTPDFWHPIVAVAAAKAGKDMYCEKPLANSIGEGRAVCNAVAQYGRVFQTGSHERSRDNARYACELVRNGRIGKLHTIRCNLPIDNHAPIGPQPVMPVPEELDYDMWLGPAPCAPYTEKRCHFYFRYILDYSGGEVTDRGAHIIDLGQLGNKTDHTGPISVEGTGDFPRDGLFNTAMGYHFEFEYANGVRMICESSGTRGIKFEGTDGWIFIFIHGGNLSASSPALLKEIIGPNEEHLGRSPGHHRDFLNNVKLRGTTFAPPEVGHRTGSMCHLANIAMKLGRKLRWDPDKEQFIGDEEANRRIMPSLRAPWRVV; encoded by the coding sequence ATGGAACGTAAGAAGGGGAGAGAAGACGTGAGGGGCAAAGGGCTATCCCGGCGTCAGTTTCTGGGACGTAGCGCCGCGGTGGCGGCAGGCGCTGTGGGATTTCCGTACATCGTGCCTGCATCGGCGTTGGGCCTCAACGGCACGGTTGCTCCGAGCAATCGAATTGTCATGGGGTGCATTGGCGTTGGCGGTCAGGGCACGTACAACATGACGGCATTTCTCGGGCAGCCTGATGCGCAAGTGGTCGCCGTCTGCGACGTTGACACCAAGCATCGTGCCGGAGCCAAGGAAAAAGTCGAGCAGACATATGCCGCTCAGAAAGCGGATGGCTCGTACAAAGGCTGCGACGAATACGGTGATTTCCGCGAACTATTGGCTCGCGAAGACATCGACGCTGTCACGATCTGCACGCCGGATTTCTGGCATCCCATCGTAGCCGTCGCGGCCGCGAAAGCAGGGAAGGACATGTACTGCGAGAAGCCGCTCGCCAATTCGATTGGCGAGGGACGCGCGGTGTGCAATGCGGTTGCGCAGTATGGCCGCGTGTTTCAGACCGGTAGCCACGAGCGCTCGCGCGATAACGCGCGTTACGCGTGCGAACTGGTGCGTAACGGCCGTATCGGCAAGCTGCACACCATTCGCTGTAACCTGCCTATCGACAATCACGCGCCAATTGGTCCGCAACCAGTGATGCCGGTTCCGGAAGAGCTTGACTACGACATGTGGCTTGGGCCTGCTCCGTGCGCTCCTTACACGGAGAAGCGATGCCACTTCTACTTCCGTTACATCCTCGATTATTCCGGCGGTGAAGTGACCGACCGCGGCGCGCATATCATCGACCTTGGACAACTCGGCAACAAGACCGATCATACCGGGCCGATCTCCGTTGAAGGTACGGGCGATTTCCCGCGCGATGGACTTTTCAATACGGCCATGGGCTATCACTTTGAATTTGAGTATGCGAACGGCGTGCGGATGATCTGTGAAAGCTCTGGCACGCGCGGCATCAAATTCGAGGGGACCGACGGATGGATTTTCATTTTCATCCACGGCGGCAACCTCAGTGCCAGTTCGCCGGCGTTGCTCAAAGAGATCATCGGTCCCAATGAAGAGCATTTGGGCCGGAGCCCGGGACATCACCGTGACTTCCTGAACAACGTGAAGTTGAGAGGGACGACGTTTGCCCCGCCAGAGGTGGGTCATCGGACCGGCTCCATGTGTCACCTCGCCAACATCGCCATGAAGTTAGGCCGCAAGTTGCGGTGGGATCCCGACAAAGAGCAGTTCATTGGCGACGAAGAAGCTAACCGGAGAATCATGCCCTCGCTGCGCGCGCCGTGGCGGGTTGTCTAA